TCAATGCTAGATCCAAAAGGTCGAAATGAAATTTACAAAGTTATACGCAATCTCAGAGAAATAGGAGAAACGATTATAATTGCCTCTCATCATTCTTCTGACCTTGAACATGTAGACAAAATCATCGCCCTTAACGATGGAGAGATTGTTTATGAAGGAGACAAGGATCAATTTTACAAGAATAACGTTATCCAATCTGAGCTACCTTTCAATGAAAAAATAAATAGACAATTCCACACCGATTTAAAAAAGTTGGTTGATGAAATATGTCGATAATACTTGAAAATGTAAGTTTTACTTACGCATTGAATACACCTTTTCAAAAGACAGCCCTAGCAAATATAAATGTGGAAATTAAGAAAGGTGATTTGTGGTTATTCGTTGGACATACAGGATCCGGGAAAACTACGTTGATGAGTTTAATGAACGGCTTACTCATACCTCAACAAGGAAGAGTGTTAGTTGAGGGATTATCCACAAAAGACAAAAAGGTCAACATCAAAGATATAAGAAAGAAAATTGGCATAGTTTTTCAATACCCAGAATCCCAATTTTTTCTTCCTACCGTAAAAGAAGAAATAATGTTTGCACCAAAAAATTTTGGGGTTCAACTAAGTGATGATTTACTAAAGTACTATTTAGAGCTAGTTAAATTACCGGAATCGTACCTTGAAAAAAATCCATTCGAACTCTCAGGAGGAGAAATGAGAAAGGTAGCGATTATCTCTGTTCTCTCCTACAACCCTGATTATATAATCTTTGACGAACCCACTGTTGGATTGGATTACCTGACAAAAACTTCTATATTCAACCTTATAAAAGAACTTCGCAACTTAGGAAAGACCATAATAATATCAACTCACTGGATAGATGAATTCGCCAGTTTGAAACCTAACGTACTGTTGTTAAAAAATGGTGAAGAAGCTTTTAAAGGCAATTTTGATGATTTTGTTTTGCTGGATGAAAAAACTCTTTGGGAAGCTGGTATAATATTTAATGAAAAGATGCAATTGTATAAATGTGCTATAAAAACAGGGAAAAAGGAATTAGCTGAAAAAATTTCATCTATTTAAAATTGAGAGGATGATTAAAATTGAAAAAGATTTTCATCTTAACTATTTTTGTTTCTATCTTTTTATTGCAACTTTTTTCTCAATCGAGCGAAGTTATCGATCTAAGAAGAAGTTTTTTGATTTACACGGAAGGTGATTCCAGTATCGGTTCCTTGTTGGAACAATATTTAAAAAACGATCTTGAAAAACAAGGAAAATATAAGGTATTAACAAAAGATGATCTGTTATTAGAAAATCTTAGAGAAATGATTGAAAACGAAGATTACCTGAAGAAAAAACTAGATGCTGATTTTTTAGTCCATATTCAAATACTTGAAAGCTTCCCTGACTTAGAAAAAACCGAAGAATTAATATGGTGGGAGTATCGCATACTAGCGAAGGTCAGCGTCGTCAAAATTTCAACAGGAGAAAATATCTATTCCAAACTTCTTACTTCAAGTGGCACCTCATATATAAATGCTAGTACAAGCGATTTTGAAGCGTTATACTATTCAAGAAAATATGCTGCCAATAATCTTGCATCTTCTGTCGCTACAGAGTTGAACAAACTTTTTAAAATAAAAGCCAATATTATCACTTTAGAAAATAAATATGTTCATATAGATGCTGGCAGAAATGTTGGAATAAGAGAAGGTATGATGTTTGAATTTGTAATCACTAAAGAATTAAATGGGGAGTTCTATGACCTTCACGATGGGAAATTAATAGCCGAAGAAGTCTGGGATAACAACAGTTTGTTGAAGATACTTGAAGTCCCAAAAAATTTCAACTACCAAGATGAAAATGTTTACGTATTAGAAAATCCAACTCTTTCTCCAATAAGAACCATCACAAGAATATATTACGTGAACGAAGGATTTAAAAAGAACGGTGTAGGGTTCGAAGCAGGATTCGATAATTATGAACATTTATATACTGGATTTTCTTTTGTGTTCTTGTTCGATGAAAACACATTTGATGGAGATTTTGATTTCAAAGTTGGCTATCTTAACTATATATCAGAAACAGATGTAACTCTTTTGTTGGGAATCTTAGCAGGGGTGAAAAGTGTTACAGCTTCGGATGATTCGTCGGCTGTTTACTTTAAACTCACACCAGTTATCGATTATAGTTATTATATGAACGAAACCTTTGGATTATACATGGAGGCAGGATACAATTTCTTATTCCCCATAGAAGAAGTAGGAAATATAGAAACGACAAATAATTTTAAAATAAGCGCAGGATTTACCTTTAGATTCTAAATCTATTAGAATCTAAAGCAGAGGTTGAATGGAGGTGTGTTTATTGTGTTTAAGCTTCGTTCAGAATACGAACCTCAAGGAGATCAACCAAAAGCAATAGAAGAGCTCTCTTCTGGGATCAATGAAAATTATAGATTTCAAACTTTACTGGGCGTTACTGGATCTGGCAAAACCTATACAATGGCTAATATTATTGCAAACGTGAATCGACCAACTTTAGTTCTCTCTCCGAATAAAATCTTAGCCGTTCAGCTGTACAACGAATTCAAAGAGTTTTTTCCTGAAAATAAAGTAGAATTTTTTATAAGTTACTACGATTACTATCAACCAGAAGCCTATATCCCTTCTCGAGACATATACATAGAAAAAAATGCTGACATAAACGATATTTTAGTCAAAATGAGGCTTTCGACGTTAAAATCAGTTTTAACAAGGAGAGACGTAATTGTAGTTTCAAGTGTTTCAGCTATCTATGCGTCGGGAAACCCTGATGACTTTTCCAACATAAATCTTTATCTGCGAGTGAACGAAGAGTATTCTAGAAGAGAGATACTTATTAAACTAGGTAAAATGCAATACACAAGGCAAGAAAAAGATTATCTCGGTGGAACGTTCAGATGGAAAGGTGATGTTTTAGAAATATTCCCTCCCTACGAAGATTTTGGAATAAGGGTAACTTTTTTTGATAACGAAGTCGAAAAGATCGAAGCACTGGACGTATTCAACAGAACCATAATAGAAGAATTTGATAAAATTACTATTTATCCAGCGAAAGAATTCGTAACTAGTGATGAAAAAATCTTTTCAGCTATTGAAAGAATAAATGCCGATCTGCAAACCCAAATAGAATATTTTAAAAGGGAAGGCAAACTTTTGGAGGCTCAACGAATAGAGCAAAGGGTAAGACAAGATATGGAATTTCTTCAAACACTAGGATACTGCAAAGGTATAGAAAATTATTCAAGGTATTTCGATGGAAGAAATCCTGGAGACCCTCCGTGGACTCTTTTAAATTACTTCGACGAGGATTTTATTACCTTTATCGACGAATCCCATATAGCCGTACCACAGTTAAGGGCAATGTTCAGAGGAGATTACGCAAGGAAGAAAAACCTGGTTGAATACGGGTTTAGGCTACCATCTGCCTTAGATAACAGACCTTTGAGATTCGAAGAATTTTTAGAAAGAACCAATCAAATTATCTTTGTATCAGCTACTCCAGGTCCCTTCGAAATGGAAGTATCAGACCAAATTGTTGAACAAATCATCAGACCTACAGGACTTGTGGATCCAAAGGTTGAAGTAAAGTCAACAGAAGGGCAAGTGGACGACTTCATTTCCGAAGTAAAACATGTTGTAGAAAGAGGAGAAAGGGCTCTAGCGGTGGTTTTAACAAAGAAAGATGCAGAAATTCTCTCAGATCATTTAAACCTAATGGGAATTAAATCACTGTATCTACACTCTGAACTCGACACAATTGAGAGATCAGAGGTAGTAAAAAAGTTAAGAAACGGCGAAATTGAAGTGGTTGTTGGTGTAAACTTACTAAGAGAAGGATTAGATTTACCTGAAGTTTCTCTGGTTGCCATAATGGATGCAGATAGAGAAGGATTTTTAAGATCTGAAACAACATTGATTCAAACGATTGGTAGGGCCGCAAGAAACGTCGAAGGGAAGGTATTACTATATGCCGACAGAATAACGGAGGCTATGAAAACCGCTATCGACGAAACAAATAGAAGAAGAGAAATACAGATTCATTTCAATAGGGAAAACAACATCACTCCAAGAAGTATCATTAAAAAATTACCAGAAGATATGTTTGCCCCATTCAAAGATAACGAGGTAAAAGAAGAAGATTATATATTCGCCGTAGAGGAAAACCTCTCTCCAGATGATTACTTAGCTATGCTTGAAGAAAAAATGTACGAAGCAGCATCCGAATTAAAATACGAAGAAGCAGCAAGGTACCGAGACGAGATCAAAAGGATAAAAAGAAAATACAACATCAAACAAAGTTGACTATAAAAAACAACTTAAAAAGGTGTAGAAACTCTACACCTTTTCTTTTTCCTGATTCGTGTGTAAACTTCTTACCTTTTTTCTCAAAAATCTATCAGTATCAAAGAAGAATCTGAAAAGACCCCAAATGAATATAAAAAATATACATAATGTAATCCACAACATTTCAACCTCTCCCATGACTCCAAAAATACCTGTTCCTCTTATTCCAGTAATTATAAACGCCAACAGCCACTCTTTACTCAAAAGAGCTACAATGGTTATAACGAAAAGAAGCCATGGTTGGTTAATAACCAAGGAAAACACAAATAAAGAAGCCAATCCGCCAATCCATAAGATTATTCTGTAGATATTTCTACCCTTACTTTTACTCTCTTTTAAATTTCCTGCCAACTTTGACACCTCCAAATTTATTCTTCATCTTCATTGACCTTCAACAAAGCCAAGAATGCCTCTTGAGGAATATTAACCTTACCAATCTCTCTCATTCTTTTTTTACCCTCTTTTTGCTTTTCTAGCAATTTCATCTTTCTCGTCACATCTCCACCATAACACTTTTGAAGGACATCTTTTCTTAAGGCTTTAATAGTGGATCTCGCTATTATCTTACCCTTACAATATGCTTGGATAGGTATCTCGAACTGATGTCTGGGGATTAAATCTTTTAATTTATCCACTAATTTCCTTGCAAGTGTATAACTCTGGCTCTCATGAACTACGTAAGATAAGGCATCAACCTTCTCTCTATTTATTAAAATTTCTAACTTCACTAAATTAGACTCTTTGTATCCAGTTATCTCGTAATCCATAGAGGCGTAACCTTTACTGATAGCCTTCATCTTATCAAAAAAATCGAAGATCAAATCAGCCAAAGGAATTTCAAAATGTAAAACTACCCGATTTTTACCTGCATTTGATACATGAGAAAAATTACCTCTTTTTTCGACCTGAGCAAGATTAATTAAATCTCCCATATAATCAGGCGGCGTGATAATATCCAACTTGCTAAAAGGTTCGTAAACTTTCTCTATCAAATCTTCATCAGGAAACTCTGAAGGATTTGTAATTTCTATTTCTTCCCCGTTTCTTAGCTTGGCTTTGTAAATTACACTCGGAACAGTGAGGATAACGGCAAGCTCAAACTCCCTTTGTAAACGTTCTTTAACAACTTCCATGTGAAGTAAGCCCAAAAAACCTACCCTAAAACCATATCCCATCGCGGGGGAACTTTCAGGTGTGAACAAAAGAGAGGCATCGTTCAATTTCAACTTTTCAAGAGCCTTTCTTAACTCCTCATAATACTCGGGTAAACCTGGATAAAGTCCCGCATATACCATTGGTTTTACTTCTTTGTACCCAGGAAGAGGTTTTTCTATGGGATTCAGTGCATCAGTAATTGTATCTCCTACTCTTGCTTGCTCAATATCTTTTATTCCGGCTACAATATAACCTATTTCGCCAGCGGACAGATCCTCTGTCTCTATCATCTCTGGATGAAAGATCCCAACTTCTGTAACTTCATAGGTTCCATCAGATGCCATTAATTTAATCTTATCACCCTTTTTTACCTTCCCGCCAAATATTCTGCAATAAACGATGATTCCTTTATACTTATCGTACTTAGCATCGAATATCAAACCTTTCAACTTGTCTGAAGTATTGCCTTTGCTAAGGGGAGAAGGGACCTTTTGAATAATCAATTCCAGTAAATCCTTGACACCCTCTCCAGTTTTTGCACTAATAGGGATTATAGAGTCAGCTTCAATACCAACCAAATCGTTTATTTCCAACATTGTTTCATCAATATTAGCAGTGGGAAGATCTATTTTGTTTACTGCGCCTATGATCTCCAAATTGTTCTCCAACGCTAAATACGTGTTGGTAACCGTTTGAGCCTGAACACCTTGAGTGGCATCGACCAATAAAATAGCACCTTCACATGCTGCCAAACTTCTTGAAACTTCATAGGTAAAATCAATATGCCCAGGGGTATCTAAAATATTCAGCTCATACTCATTTCCATCTTTTCCAGTATAAAAAACCTTGACCGGATGTGATTTTATAGTAATTCCTTTCTCTCTTTCTAGGTCCATTGAATCTAAATACTGTTCTCTCATGTTTCTTTCGTCTATTGAATGCGTCAATTCCAGTATTCTATCCATCAAGGTTGTTTTTCCATGATCAATATGTGCAATTATTGCTATATTTCTAATAAAATTGGGATCAAACAAAAAAGAAAGCACCTCCACAAACCTAAAAATATAGAAATATTATATCATAAAAAAGATAATCTAAAAAGATTTACTATTAAGAGACGACTCTATATCTTCCAATTGCCTTGAGTATCCATCAATTCTTTCTTTTAGATCTTTGAAATGTTCTAGCTTATTTATCTCCTTTTTAAATGCCTCGTAGTTTTCAAACATACTTGTTTGCATTTTTACCTGTAAGCTATTTAAAAAAGATTCAACATTAGATTTAAGTGTATTTTCTAAAGCCTTCATTTGATTAGAAATTTCATTATCCAATCTTTTTTGAACACTTCTTGAGATGTATAACCTGTTCAACAGATTTTTGTTTTTAAACGTTACTGTTTTAAAGGTTCTATCTAAAATTTTGTTGATTTCTTTTTCTAAATCATTGGAAAAAATAATAAACTCTTTATCAACATCCAACTTTAACTTTTCCCTTAAGAAAGGATCGATTCCTAATCTATCTACAACTTCCTTCTTATCAAAAAATCTATTTATTCTGCTCTTTTCTTCATCAGTAATGTTTAAAATCTCTCTGGTTATTCTATCGTTCAGGGTTTTTGATACTTCTTTTTTGAATTGAGAAATCTCATACTCGATATTTTCTTTCACTTTTTTCTGCGTCTTATAAAAGTTTAAGATTGAATCTTTCAAATCAGTTAACTTATTCAAGTAATAATTTTTTATAGCATCATTAATTGAATCAAACCTAATATTAAAAAAAGAATGATTCTCTCCCAAAAACGCATTAAGGGTTTCATAATATCTCTCAAGAACTTCCAATTCATCGATTTTTTCGTTCAAAATGTTGCTATTTTGGTCAACGGAAAATCTAATCTTACCTATAATTGTTTTCAACTTCATTCTTTTCTTGTCATGACTACCTATTTCGTTAAAAATATAATCTCTAACCTGTTGGAACCCACTATCAGGTTTAGACTCAATTTCTAGCTTAGCTGAAGTTAAAAAGATTTTGGGATCTTTCAAATCTATTTTGTTGCATCTATTTATAAGCTCTTTTTTAGCCATTTCTATCTCTTCTTGTGAAGCTCTATCCTTCTGGGAGAGAATAAAGATGACATCTTTTTTCAAATCCTTGATGATCTTTTCGATCAACTCCCAATCGCTTTTTGTATATATATTTTTCGAGTCGAAAACAAACATTATCAGATTGCTATTTTCTAAAAAATCTCTGGTAATCTTTTCATGTTTCTCCATTATTGTGTCCGTTCCTGGGGTGTCTATTATCTCTATTCCTTCCAAAGAATCCAAATCTTTGTAGATTGTAACCATATCACCTCTTGTTTCAACGTTCCCTTGACCCTTTCGAACGATTGTTATTTTGGAAGTCTGAGGTCCTGGTCCAACCTCGAAGATACTCTCTTCTCCTTCTTTAATTCCAAGTAAAGCGTTTAAAAAACTACTTTTACCAGCTTTAACTTTACCTACAACCACAAAATTGAAAAGTGTCTCAAATTCTTTTTTAACTTCTTCAATTTTATCTTTAATCAAAAAAGAATTTCTATCTATCAGATCAGAATATTCGTTCAACATGGTTTTTAACTGTGATTCTTCCTTCTTGAATTTATTGCTTACTAAGGGGATACCCATAAGACCACACCTCTCAGATTTGAATTAAATCTTATTGATATTTTACTGAATTATAAATATAGTATATCAAATTTTTGAAAAGAATGTACGAGAACTCTTTAGATCATATTGAATGTCCGTGAAAAAGATTGGTTAGATAATAATTTGATGTCTTTGAAATGATTCCATATCCATGGTTTTTTATTATGATATAATTAAACTGCATATTTTATATTGTTCAAGGGGTAAATTGCTAAAAAATGCAGAATCCTAATCGGGAGGCTCAAAAATGAAAAAAGTCTCAATTACGTACAAAATACCTGAAGCAGGTATAAATTTGTTGAAAGGTAAGTACGATATTTGGGTTAATCCTAAGGATAAGCTACTCACCAAGGAAGAACTAAAAGAAATAGCAAGAGAATCTGACGCATTAATTACAATGCTGGCAGATCCAATTGATAAAGAAGTATTAGAAGCAGGAAAGGATAGATTAAAAATCGTTGCAAACTATGCCGTGGGATACAACAACATCGATATTGAAAAGGCAAAGGAATTAGGAATATATATAACTAACACATCAGGTGTTTTGACCGAAACCACTGCCG
This DNA window, taken from Petrotoga miotherma DSM 10691, encodes the following:
- a CDS encoding ATP-binding cassette domain-containing protein — encoded protein: MSIILENVSFTYALNTPFQKTALANINVEIKKGDLWLFVGHTGSGKTTLMSLMNGLLIPQQGRVLVEGLSTKDKKVNIKDIRKKIGIVFQYPESQFFLPTVKEEIMFAPKNFGVQLSDDLLKYYLELVKLPESYLEKNPFELSGGEMRKVAIISVLSYNPDYIIFDEPTVGLDYLTKTSIFNLIKELRNLGKTIIISTHWIDEFASLKPNVLLLKNGEEAFKGNFDDFVLLDEKTLWEAGIIFNEKMQLYKCAIKTGKKELAEKISSI
- the uvrB gene encoding excinuclease ABC subunit UvrB, giving the protein MFKLRSEYEPQGDQPKAIEELSSGINENYRFQTLLGVTGSGKTYTMANIIANVNRPTLVLSPNKILAVQLYNEFKEFFPENKVEFFISYYDYYQPEAYIPSRDIYIEKNADINDILVKMRLSTLKSVLTRRDVIVVSSVSAIYASGNPDDFSNINLYLRVNEEYSRREILIKLGKMQYTRQEKDYLGGTFRWKGDVLEIFPPYEDFGIRVTFFDNEVEKIEALDVFNRTIIEEFDKITIYPAKEFVTSDEKIFSAIERINADLQTQIEYFKREGKLLEAQRIEQRVRQDMEFLQTLGYCKGIENYSRYFDGRNPGDPPWTLLNYFDEDFITFIDESHIAVPQLRAMFRGDYARKKNLVEYGFRLPSALDNRPLRFEEFLERTNQIIFVSATPGPFEMEVSDQIVEQIIRPTGLVDPKVEVKSTEGQVDDFISEVKHVVERGERALAVVLTKKDAEILSDHLNLMGIKSLYLHSELDTIERSEVVKKLRNGEIEVVVGVNLLREGLDLPEVSLVAIMDADREGFLRSETTLIQTIGRAARNVEGKVLLYADRITEAMKTAIDETNRRREIQIHFNRENNITPRSIIKKLPEDMFAPFKDNEVKEEDYIFAVEENLSPDDYLAMLEEKMYEAASELKYEEAARYRDEIKRIKRKYNIKQS
- the lepA gene encoding translation elongation factor 4, whose amino-acid sequence is MFDPNFIRNIAIIAHIDHGKTTLMDRILELTHSIDERNMREQYLDSMDLEREKGITIKSHPVKVFYTGKDGNEYELNILDTPGHIDFTYEVSRSLAACEGAILLVDATQGVQAQTVTNTYLALENNLEIIGAVNKIDLPTANIDETMLEINDLVGIEADSIIPISAKTGEGVKDLLELIIQKVPSPLSKGNTSDKLKGLIFDAKYDKYKGIIVYCRIFGGKVKKGDKIKLMASDGTYEVTEVGIFHPEMIETEDLSAGEIGYIVAGIKDIEQARVGDTITDALNPIEKPLPGYKEVKPMVYAGLYPGLPEYYEELRKALEKLKLNDASLLFTPESSPAMGYGFRVGFLGLLHMEVVKERLQREFELAVILTVPSVIYKAKLRNGEEIEITNPSEFPDEDLIEKVYEPFSKLDIITPPDYMGDLINLAQVEKRGNFSHVSNAGKNRVVLHFEIPLADLIFDFFDKMKAISKGYASMDYEITGYKESNLVKLEILINREKVDALSYVVHESQSYTLARKLVDKLKDLIPRHQFEIPIQAYCKGKIIARSTIKALRKDVLQKCYGGDVTRKMKLLEKQKEGKKRMREIGKVNIPQEAFLALLKVNEDEE
- a CDS encoding dynamin family protein, with product MGIPLVSNKFKKEESQLKTMLNEYSDLIDRNSFLIKDKIEEVKKEFETLFNFVVVGKVKAGKSSFLNALLGIKEGEESIFEVGPGPQTSKITIVRKGQGNVETRGDMVTIYKDLDSLEGIEIIDTPGTDTIMEKHEKITRDFLENSNLIMFVFDSKNIYTKSDWELIEKIIKDLKKDVIFILSQKDRASQEEIEMAKKELINRCNKIDLKDPKIFLTSAKLEIESKPDSGFQQVRDYIFNEIGSHDKKRMKLKTIIGKIRFSVDQNSNILNEKIDELEVLERYYETLNAFLGENHSFFNIRFDSINDAIKNYYLNKLTDLKDSILNFYKTQKKVKENIEYEISQFKKEVSKTLNDRITREILNITDEEKSRINRFFDKKEVVDRLGIDPFLREKLKLDVDKEFIIFSNDLEKEINKILDRTFKTVTFKNKNLLNRLYISRSVQKRLDNEISNQMKALENTLKSNVESFLNSLQVKMQTSMFENYEAFKKEINKLEHFKDLKERIDGYSRQLEDIESSLNSKSF